Proteins from a single region of Ziziphus jujuba cultivar Dongzao chromosome 1, ASM3175591v1:
- the LOC107413706 gene encoding uncharacterized protein ycf23: protein MQTSVSMTTPSSSYSILKPFRNPLLGDCVSSKPCLPLRRRASSFTTRALLSATKKSVLKDFHERKALKIISGLQNFDKENVASVVTAADKGGATHVDIACDPELVKLAISLTSLPVCVSSVDPAAFVAAVNAGAVMVEIGNYDSFYEMGVVFSPEQILNLTKETKRNLPSVTLSVTVPHTLSLPDQVKLAEQLELEGVDVIQTEGGKCSNPSKSGILGLIEKATPTLAAAYSISRAVKIPVMCSSGLSAVTAPMAITAGAAGVGVGSAVNKLNDRVAMVAEVRSIADSLSSAGRHTAIEEQTLKL from the exons atgcAGACCTCCGTTTCCATGACAACTCCATCATCTTCTTACTCCATTTTGAAACCTTTTCGGAACCCTCTTCTGGGTGATTGCGTTTCTTCAAAACCATGTTTGCCTTTGAGAAGAAGAGCCTCCTCTTTCACTACCAGAGCACTTCTTTCAGCTACCAAAAAGTCTGTCTTGAAGGATTTTCATGAGCGCAAAGCTCTCAAG ATCATCTCAGGTTTGCAGAATTTTGACAAAGAGAATGTTGCCTCGGTTGTTACTGCTGCCGACAAG GGAGGTGCAACTCATGTGGATATAGCTTGTGATCCAGAGTTGGTGAAGCTTGCCATTAGTTTAACTTCTCTTCCG GTTTGTGTTTCTTCTGTAGACCCAGCTGCATTTGTAGCTGCTGTCAATGCAGGCGCAGTGATG GTTGAGATTGGAAATTATGACTCATTTTATGAGATGGGAGTGGTTTTCTCTCCAGAGCAG ATATTAAATCTAACAAAGGAGACTAAGAGAAATCTTCCATCTGTGACATTATCCGTCACTGTACCTCACACATTAAGCTTGCCTGATCAG GTCAAGCTTGCAGAACAGCTGGAGCTGGAAGGTGTGGACGTTATTCAGACTGAAGGAGGAAAATGTTCAAATCCTTCAAAATCTGGGATTCTTGGTTTAATCGAGAAG GCAACACCAACATTAGCAGCAGCATATTCCATTTCAAGAGCTGTCAAGATTCCTGTCATGTGTTCATCTGGACTAAGTGCAGTGACAGCACCAATGGCCATCACAGCTGGGGCTGCGGGTGTG GGTGTAGGATCAGCAGTCAACAAGCTGAATGACAGGGTTGCAATGGTTGCAGAGGTCAGGAGCATCGCTGATTCATTATCATCAGCTGGAAGACACACCGCTATTGAAGAACAAACTTTGAAACTGTGA
- the LOC107413458 gene encoding uncharacterized protein At2g34460, chloroplastic isoform X4 has protein sequence MATPLPFYLCTFRSQHHLLLPKPKSFTAIPFSASSSRATSFTTLSFSKMERNEITEEVTEKAEEANVTGKKKIFVAGATGSTGKKIVEQLLAKGYSVKAGVRDINKAKTTLSNGNPALQIVKADVTEGSTKLAEAIGDDSEAVICATGFRPGWDLFAPWKVDNFGTVNLVEACRRLGVNRFVLISSILVNGAAMGQILNPAYIFLNVFGLTLVAKLQAEKYIRKSGINYTIVRPGGLRNEPPSGNVVMEAEAPYPEIKLQK, from the exons ATGGCCACTCCTCTGCCATTCTATCTCTGCACTTTTCGCTCCCAACACcaccttcttcttcccaaaccCAAATCCTTCACTGCTATACCCTTCTCTGCCTCTAGCTCCAGGGCAACCTCCTTTACCACCCTCAGTTTCTCCAAG ATGGAAAGGAACGAAATCACGGAGGAAGTAACCGAGAAAGCTGAAGAAGCCAATGTAACtggaaagaagaaaatttttgtgGCCGGCGCTACAGGAAGTACTGGTAAGAAAATTGTTGAGCAGCTGCTGGCTAAAGGTTATTCAGTTAAAGCCGGGGTCCGTGACATAAACAAGGCAAAAACTACGCTTTCCAATGGCAACCCGGCTCTTCAAATT GTAAAAGCAGATGTAACAGAGGGTTCTACAAAGCTAGCAGAAGCTATAGGCGATGATTCAGAAGCTGTAATTTGTGCTACAGGGTTCCGTCCTGGATGGGATTTGTTTGCTCCATGGAAG GTGGATAATTTTGGCACAGTAAACCTTGTGGAAGCATGTCGTAGACTAGGTGTGAACAGATTTGTTCTCATCAGTTCCATTTTAGTTAATGGAGCTGCAATGGGGCAGATACTTAATCCGGCTTACATCTTTCTTAATGTTTTTGGACTCACCTTAGTAGCTAAGCTTCAGgcagaaaaatatataagaaaatccGGAATAAACTACACAATAGTGAGGCCTGGCGGGTTGAGAAATGAGCCTCCATCAGGAAATGTTGTCATGGAGGCAGAG GCACCATATCCAGAGATCAAGTTGCAGAAGTAG
- the LOC107413435 gene encoding DNA replication licensing factor MCM3 produces MDLSEEVRAAHKRDLVAFLESGVYGYMDEIKSMINQKRQRLIVKMSDLHSFQGFGPRILRNPGEYMQAFCDAATEITNSINPKYLKQGDQVLVGFKEIFAPHLVTPRDLLSQFIGSMVCVEGIVTKCSLVRPKVVKSVHFCPTTESFTSREYRDIASNMGLPTGTVYPTRDENGNLLVTEYGLCKYKDHQTLSIQEVPENSAPGQLPRTVDVIVEDDLVDSCKPGDRVAVVGIYKALPGKTKGSLNGVFRTVLISNNVYQLNKEANFPNYHAADIKNIVEISKRDDTFDLLGNSLAPSIYGHSWIKKAVILLMLSGVEKNLKNGTHLRGDINMMMVGDPSVAKSQLLRAIMNIAPLAISTTGRGSSGVGLTAAVTSDQETGERRLEAGAMVLADRGVVCIDEFDKMNDQDRVAIHEVMEQQTVTIAKAGIHASLNARCSVVAAANPIYGTYDRSLTPTKNIGLPDSLLSRFDLLFIVLDQMDPDIDRHISEHVLRMHRYRSELDGGKTTLDDGSRYGTGDEADTITPVFVKYNRTLHGKKTERGRKRDTLTIEFLKKYIHYAKHRIQPDLTDEASEQIAMAYAELRNAGSNAKTGGTLPITARTLETIIRLSTAHAKLKLSRKVSKSDVEAALKVLNFAIYHKELTEMDEREQERERELEKKRRTDSYAGENARPDSGTTGKEGSINDTMEVDDPPAQSSSDLSPERIEAFNSLFGQHMRANRLDCISIENLEDAVNSRADVPFARAEIMLLLEKLQDANRVMVADRMVHNISV; encoded by the exons ATGGACCTGAGCGAAGAAGTTCGGGCAGCTCACAAGCGAGATCTCGTAGCATTCCTTGAAAGTGGCGTATAT gGCTATATGGATGAAATCAAGTCCATGATCAACCAAAAGCGCCAACGCCTCATCGTCAAGATGTCCGATCTCCACTCCTTTCAGGGCTTCGGCCCCAG GATTCTAAGAAATCCAGGTGAGTACATGCAAGCATTTTGTGATGCAGCCACGGAAATTACTAACTCCATCAACCCTAAATACTTGAAACAAGGAGATCAAGTCCTCGTGGGCTTTAAAGAAATTTTTGCTCCCCACCTTGTCACTCCTAGAGATTTGCTTTCTCAGTTTATAGGCTCCATGGTCTGTGTGGAGGGCATCGTcacaaaat GTTCTCTTGTGAGGCCAAAAGTTGTTAAAAGTGTTCACTTCTGTCCCACAACTGAAAGCTTCACTAGTCGTGAATACCGGGATATTGCATCTAATATGGGTTTACCCACAGGAACAGTTTATCCAACACGG GATGAAAATGGCAACTTATTGGTTACCGAGTATGGGTTGTGCAAGTATAAAGATCATCAAACCTTATCAATACAAGAGGTACCGGAAAATTCTGCTCCTGGTCAGCTTCCAAGAACCGTGGATGTCATAGTTGAAGATGACCTGGTTGATTCATGCAAACCTGGAGATCGTGTGGCCGTTGTGGGGATTTACAAAGCTCTTCCAGGGAAAACCAAGGGCAGCCTCAATGGAGTCTTTAG GACCGTTCTCATATCTAACAATGTTTATCAACTCAACAAAGAGGCAAATTTTCCAAATTACCATGCTGCAGACATAAAAAACATTGTGGAAATTTCCAAGAGAGATGATACATTTGACCTGCTTGGTAATTCACTTGCACCATCCATATATGGACATTCATGGATAAAGAAAGCTGTGATATTGTTAATGCTAAGTGGAGTGGAAAAGAACTTAAAGAATGGCACCCATTTAAGAGG TGACATTAACATGATGATGGTTGGTGATCCTTCTGTTGCCAAGTCTCAGCTTTTAAGAGCAATCATGAATATTGCTCCCTTGGCAATATCTACTACTGGTCGGGGTTCTTCTGGTGTTGGTTTGACAGCTGCTGTTACTTCAGATCAAGAAACAG GTGAGAGAAGGCTAGAAGCTGGTGCCATGGTTCTTGCTGATCGCGGTGTTGTATGCATTGATGAATTTGACAAGATGAATGATCAAGATCGTGTTGCTATTCATGAAGTCATGGAGCAGCAGACTGTAACTATAGCCAAAGCTGGTATCCATGCATCACTTAATGCTCGGTGCAGTGTGGTGGCTGCTGCAAATCCTATATATGGAACT TATGATCGTTCATTGACTCCAACGAAGAATATTGGACTCCCAGACTCCTTACTTTCTCGTTTTGATTTACTATTTATTGTTTTGGATCAAATGGATCCTGATATTGATCGCCACATCTCGGAACATGTCTTGCGGATGCATCGCTATCGTTCTGAACTTGATGGAG GTAAGACGACTCTCGATGATGGCTCAAGATATGGAACTGGAGATGAAGCTGATACTATTACACCTGTGTTTGTCAAGTATAACCGAACACTACATGGCAAGAAAACAGAAAGGGGTCGGAAGCGTGATACACTTACCATTGAGTTTCTCAAAAAGTACATTCATTATGCAAAGCATAGGATTCAGCCTGATCTGACTGATGAG GCATCTGAACAGATTGCAATGGCATATGCGGAGCTCAGAAATGCTGGTTCAAATGCCAAG ACTGGAGGAACACTTCCTATAACTGCCAGAACCTTAGAAACCATTATACGCCTCTCAACTGCTCATGCCAAATTGAAGTTGAGCAGAAAG GTTTCAAAATCTGATGTTGAAGCTGCTTTGAAAGTACTAAACTTTGCTATATACCATAAAGAACTGACTGAGATGGATGAGCGTGAGCAAGAAAGGGAAAGAGAATTGGAGAAAAAGCGCAGAACAGATAGTTATGCAGGCGAAAATGCTAGACCTGATAGTGGTACTACTGGTAAAGAAGG TTCAATAAATGATACCATGGAAGTAGATGATCCTCCAGCCCAATCTTCTTCTGATCTCTCTCCGGAAAG AATAGAAGCATTTAATTCATTATTTGGTCAGCATATGCGGGCCAATCGCTTAGACTGCATTTCCATTGAGAATTTGGAGGACGCTGTCAACTCTAGGGCAGATGTCCCCTTCGCAAGGGCAGAGATAATGTTACTATTAGAG AAACTGCAAGATGCTAACCGAGTAATGGTAGCTGATAGAATGGTGCATAATATATCTGTTTAA
- the LOC107413711 gene encoding high mobility group B protein 14 yields MSKSSNSVLTSKNIATTSLVLHNFQHFPTQSPPKPSHSRPTPSEAEQEKSTAQKNMAKEAKNSQKSRSSSATDSVKAPKMASNEKMVLRVRPTEGTKRSARPSIVDEEEQRPKSVKKAKTNQKKKSGKFDAKKPKKPPTAFFFFLEDFRKEFQEQNPEVKSMRDIGKACGEKWKIMSYEEKVQYYDVATEKRAEFDRAMAEYIKRKESGEDQETEEDSEFED; encoded by the exons ATGTCTAAATCATCAAACAGCGTTCTAACTTCTAAGAATATTGCAACGACGTCGTTGGTTCTTCACAATTTTCAGCATTTTCCAACTCAGTCTCCGCCAAAACCAAGCCACTCACGGCCGACACCAAGCGAAGCTGAACAGGAGAAGAGCACCGCTCAGAAAAACATGGCGAAGGAAGCTAAAAACTCTCAGAAATCTCGCTCGTCCTCAGCTACTGACTCAGTCAAGGCCCCAAAAATGGCGTCCAACGA GAAAATGGTGTTGAGGGTAAGACCAACTGAGGGAACGAAGAGATCGGCAAGACCAAGCATTGTTGATGAGGAGGAACAGAGACCCAAATCAGTCAAAAAGGCGAAAACcaatcagaaaaagaaaagtgggAAGTTTGATGCCAAGAAACCAAAGAAACCACCAactgctttcttcttcttctt GGAGGATTTTCGCAAGGAATTTCAAGAGCAGAACCCAGAGGTCAAGTCAATGCGTGAT ATAGGAAAGGCATGTGGAGAGAAGTGGAAAATAATGTCGTATGAG GAAAAGGTTCAATACTATGACGTAGCCACTGAGAAACGAGCAGAGTTTGACAGGGCCATGGCAGAATATATCAAGAGAAAG GAAAGTGGTGAGGATCAAGAAACTGAGGAGGATTCCGAATTTGAAGATTAA
- the LOC107413458 gene encoding uncharacterized protein At2g34460, chloroplastic isoform X1 → MATPLPFYLCTFRSQHHLLLPKPKSFTAIPFSASSSRATSFTTLSFSKMERNEITEEVTEKAEEANVTGKKKIFVAGATGSTGKKIVEQLLAKGYSVKAGVRDINKAKTTLSNGNPALQIVKADVTEGSTKLAEAIGDDSEAVICATGFRPGWDLFAPWKVDNFGTVNLVEACRRLGVNRFVLISSILVNGAAMGQILNPAYIFLNVFGLTLVAKLQAEKYIRKSGINYTIVRPGGLRNEPPSGNVVMEAEDTLYEGTISRDQVAEVAVEALVHPEASYKVVEIIARADAPKRSYQELFASVKQRVHTLSPPWPQGFAHKTRPEGRGIHSLIKTASCPSPTDVGCYNPPLLGPSVLAGTPIRVLALIPL, encoded by the exons ATGGCCACTCCTCTGCCATTCTATCTCTGCACTTTTCGCTCCCAACACcaccttcttcttcccaaaccCAAATCCTTCACTGCTATACCCTTCTCTGCCTCTAGCTCCAGGGCAACCTCCTTTACCACCCTCAGTTTCTCCAAG ATGGAAAGGAACGAAATCACGGAGGAAGTAACCGAGAAAGCTGAAGAAGCCAATGTAACtggaaagaagaaaatttttgtgGCCGGCGCTACAGGAAGTACTGGTAAGAAAATTGTTGAGCAGCTGCTGGCTAAAGGTTATTCAGTTAAAGCCGGGGTCCGTGACATAAACAAGGCAAAAACTACGCTTTCCAATGGCAACCCGGCTCTTCAAATT GTAAAAGCAGATGTAACAGAGGGTTCTACAAAGCTAGCAGAAGCTATAGGCGATGATTCAGAAGCTGTAATTTGTGCTACAGGGTTCCGTCCTGGATGGGATTTGTTTGCTCCATGGAAG GTGGATAATTTTGGCACAGTAAACCTTGTGGAAGCATGTCGTAGACTAGGTGTGAACAGATTTGTTCTCATCAGTTCCATTTTAGTTAATGGAGCTGCAATGGGGCAGATACTTAATCCGGCTTACATCTTTCTTAATGTTTTTGGACTCACCTTAGTAGCTAAGCTTCAGgcagaaaaatatataagaaaatccGGAATAAACTACACAATAGTGAGGCCTGGCGGGTTGAGAAATGAGCCTCCATCAGGAAATGTTGTCATGGAGGCAGAG GACACTCTTTATGAAGGCACCATATCCAGAGATCAAGTTGCAGAAGTAGCTGTTGAGGCACTGGTCCATCCTGAAGCATCTTACAAAGTCGTGGAGATCATAGCACGAGCTGATGCTCCCAAGCGTTCATACCAGGAGCTTTTTGCTTCCGTAAAGCAACG ggttcacaccctctctcccccctggcctcaaggttttgctcacaaaacgcgtcctgaagggagaggtatccacagccttataaagaccgcttcgtgcccctctccaaccgatgtgggatgttacaatcctcccctcttggggcccagcgtcctcgctggcacaccgatccgggtactggctctgataccactgtaa
- the LOC107413660 gene encoding 3-oxoacyl-[acyl-carrier-protein] synthase I, chloroplastic codes for MQALQSPTLRSSPLDPLRKRTHFPHVTCRPASKKVSFICAASTTPTVSAPKRQKDPKKRVVITGMGLVSVFGNDVDTYYDKLLSGESGIDLIDRFDASKFPTRFGGQIRGFSSQGYIDGKNDRRLDNCLRYCIVAGKKALEDADLGGDKLSKIDKERAGVLVGTGMGGLTVFSDGVQALIEKGHRKITPFFIPYAITNMGSALLAIDLGLMGPNYSISTACATSNYCFYAAANHIRRGEADMMLAGGTEAAIIPIGLGGFVACRALSQRNDDPKTASRPWDKDRDGFVMGEGAGVLVMESLEHAMKRGAPIIAEYLGGAVNCDAHHMTDPRADGLGVSSCIESSLEDAGVSPEEVNYINAHATSTLAGDLAEINAIKKVFKNTSEIKINATKSMIGHCLGAAGGLEAIATVKAITTGWLHPTINQFNPEPAVDFDTVANEKRQHEVNVAISNSFGFGGHNSVVAFSAFKP; via the exons ATGCAAGCGCTTCAATCTCCAACCCTCCGTTCTTCCCCATTAGACCCGCTTCGCAAACGGACCCATTTCCCACATGTCACTTGCAGACCCGCTTCCAAGAAGGTCTCCTTCATCTGCGCAGCTTCGACTACTCCCACTGTCTCTGCTCCCAAGCGCCAGAAGGACCCCAAAAAGCGCGTCGTGATTACCGGCATGGGTCTTGTCTCTGTTTTCGGCAACGACGTTGATACTTACTACGACAAGCTTCTATCTGGTGAGAGTGGGATCGACCTCATTGATCGTTTTGATGCATCCAAGTTTCCCACCCGTTTCGGCGGCCAGATCCGTGGGTTTAGCTCCCAGGGTTACATTGATGGCAAGAACGATCGCCGTCTCGACAATTGCCTTCGCTACTGCATTGTTGCTGGGAAGAAGGCTCTCGAGGATGCTGATCTTGGTGGTGATAAACTCTCCAAG ATTGACAAGGAGCGTGCTGGTGTGCTTGTTGGAACTGGGATGGGTGGTCTTACTGTCTTTTCCGATGGTGTTCAGGCACTGATAGAAAAAGGCCACAGGAAAATTACTCCATTTTTCATTCCTTATGCGATTACAAACATGGGATCTGCCTTGCTTGCCATTGATCTAGGTTTGATGGGTCCGAATTATTCAATTTCCACTGCCTGTGCTACTTCGAATTACTGTTTCTATGCTGCCGCAAATCACATTCGTCGAGGCGAGGCTGATATGATGCTTGCTGGTGGAACTGAAGCTGCCATCATTCCCATTGGTTTGGGAGGTTTTGTTGCGTGTAGGGCCTTGTCTCAGAGAAATGATGATCCAAAAACTGCTTCAAGGCCATGGGACAAAGATAGAGATGGCTTTGTTATGGGTGAGGGTGCTGGAGTATTG GTAATGGAGAGCTTGGAACACGCAATGAAGCGAGGTGCACCAATTATTGCAGAGTATTTGGGAGGTGCTGTTAACTGTGATGCTCATCATATGACCGATCCGAGAGCTGATGGACTTGGTGTGTCTTCTTGCATAGAAAGTAGCCTGGAAGATGCTGGTGTATCACCTGAGGAG GTTAACTACATAAATGCACATGCAACATCCACTCTGGCTGGTGACCTGGCTGAGATAAATGCCATAAAAAAGGTTTTCAAGAACACTTCAGAAATTAAGATTAATGCAACTAAG tCTATGATAGGGCACTGCCTTGGTGCTGCTGGAGGATTGGAAGCCATTGCCACTGTGAAAGCCATAACAACGGGATGGCTGCATCCTACGATAAACCAATTT AATCCAGAGCCTGCAGTTGACTTTGACACTGTTGCAAATGAAAAGAGGCAACATGAGGTGAATGTTG CCATATCAAATTCATTTGGATTTGGTGGACACAACTCGGTCGTGGCATTTTCTGCATTCAAGCCCTGA
- the LOC107413458 gene encoding uncharacterized protein At2g34460, chloroplastic isoform X3 codes for MATPLPFYLCTFRSQHHLLLPKPKSFTAIPFSASSSRATSFTTLSFSKMERNEITEEVTEKAEEANVTGKKKIFVAGATGSTGKKIVEQLLAKGYSVKAGVRDINKAKTTLSNGNPALQIVKADVTEGSTKLAEAIGDDSEAVICATGFRPGWDLFAPWKVDNFGTVNLVEACRRLGVNRFVLISSILVNGAAMGQILNPAYIFLNVFGLTLVAKLQAEKYIRKSGINYTIVRPGGLRNEPPSGNVVMEAEDTLYEGTISRDQVAEVAVEALVHPEASYKVVEIIARADAPKRSYQELFASVKQR; via the exons ATGGCCACTCCTCTGCCATTCTATCTCTGCACTTTTCGCTCCCAACACcaccttcttcttcccaaaccCAAATCCTTCACTGCTATACCCTTCTCTGCCTCTAGCTCCAGGGCAACCTCCTTTACCACCCTCAGTTTCTCCAAG ATGGAAAGGAACGAAATCACGGAGGAAGTAACCGAGAAAGCTGAAGAAGCCAATGTAACtggaaagaagaaaatttttgtgGCCGGCGCTACAGGAAGTACTGGTAAGAAAATTGTTGAGCAGCTGCTGGCTAAAGGTTATTCAGTTAAAGCCGGGGTCCGTGACATAAACAAGGCAAAAACTACGCTTTCCAATGGCAACCCGGCTCTTCAAATT GTAAAAGCAGATGTAACAGAGGGTTCTACAAAGCTAGCAGAAGCTATAGGCGATGATTCAGAAGCTGTAATTTGTGCTACAGGGTTCCGTCCTGGATGGGATTTGTTTGCTCCATGGAAG GTGGATAATTTTGGCACAGTAAACCTTGTGGAAGCATGTCGTAGACTAGGTGTGAACAGATTTGTTCTCATCAGTTCCATTTTAGTTAATGGAGCTGCAATGGGGCAGATACTTAATCCGGCTTACATCTTTCTTAATGTTTTTGGACTCACCTTAGTAGCTAAGCTTCAGgcagaaaaatatataagaaaatccGGAATAAACTACACAATAGTGAGGCCTGGCGGGTTGAGAAATGAGCCTCCATCAGGAAATGTTGTCATGGAGGCAGAG GACACTCTTTATGAAGGCACCATATCCAGAGATCAAGTTGCAGAAGTAGCTGTTGAGGCACTGGTCCATCCTGAAGCATCTTACAAAGTCGTGGAGATCATAGCACGAGCTGATGCTCCCAAGCGTTCATACCAGGAGCTTTTTGCTTCCGTAAAGCAACGGTAA